From Streptomyces sp. NBC_00237, a single genomic window includes:
- a CDS encoding CehA/McbA family metallohydrolase, with the protein MTETEPRTSRRALFTAGAAAVLTLAPVSFARAAGEGGAPGPPGLLGPSGATGATEVLTRTVTGTLPPGAPDFVHLPVQVPRGIRELRVSYAYERPAPPPGTPGNALDIGIFDERGTALGGRGFRGWSGGARTEFFLRGDEATPGYLPGPVRPGTWHIALAPYTVAPQGLPYSVTITLTPGPTAPTPRPVHPPSRAEGRGRAWYRGDCHLHSVHSDGRRTPAEIAALARAAGLDFITTTEHNTPSSHAHWGGLWGDDLLILTGEEATTRNGHVLALGTDPGTHTDWRYRARDQRFPRFAREIRKAGGIVVPAHPHANCLGCGWQFGFGDADAVEVWNGPYTPDDEVSVQMWDKSLMHGGRWTPAMGNSDAHRDPDRVGHPQTVVLADDLSREALLAGIRAGRSYVAESSAVSLGLTVADSRGRTATLGGRLTAPAASPVTVRLTVTGAAPDCTTHLVTDQGTVRTGPSGGLEWATTTSYASYVRAEVRRPPAVPGLPGALVALSNPVFLRTAG; encoded by the coding sequence ATGACGGAAACAGAGCCAAGGACCAGCCGCCGCGCGCTCTTCACCGCCGGTGCCGCAGCCGTCCTCACCCTCGCCCCCGTGAGCTTCGCGAGAGCGGCGGGAGAGGGTGGGGCTCCGGGGCCGCCAGGGCTGCTGGGGCCGTCGGGGGCGACGGGGGCGACGGAGGTGCTGACGCGGACCGTCACAGGGACGCTTCCGCCCGGTGCGCCCGACTTCGTGCATCTGCCCGTGCAAGTACCGCGTGGAATCAGGGAGTTGCGCGTCTCGTACGCGTACGAGCGGCCTGCCCCGCCCCCCGGCACGCCCGGCAACGCCCTCGACATCGGCATCTTCGACGAGCGCGGCACCGCCCTCGGCGGGCGGGGGTTCCGGGGGTGGTCGGGCGGGGCCCGTACGGAATTCTTCCTGCGGGGGGACGAAGCGACGCCCGGGTATCTTCCCGGGCCCGTCCGGCCCGGCACCTGGCACATCGCCCTCGCGCCGTACACCGTCGCGCCCCAGGGGCTGCCGTACAGCGTGACCATCACCCTCACCCCGGGGCCCACCGCACCCACCCCCCGCCCGGTCCATCCGCCCTCCCGGGCCGAGGGGCGCGGCCGGGCCTGGTACCGGGGGGACTGTCATCTGCACTCCGTCCACTCGGACGGACGCCGCACCCCCGCCGAGATCGCCGCTCTCGCACGTGCGGCCGGGCTGGACTTCATCACCACGACCGAGCACAACACACCGTCCTCGCACGCCCATTGGGGTGGGCTGTGGGGCGACGACCTGCTCATCCTCACCGGTGAGGAGGCCACCACCCGCAATGGTCACGTGCTGGCCCTGGGGACCGACCCGGGGACCCACACCGACTGGCGTTACCGGGCCCGCGACCAGCGCTTCCCGCGTTTCGCCCGCGAGATCCGCAAGGCGGGCGGGATCGTCGTACCCGCCCATCCGCACGCCAACTGCCTGGGGTGCGGCTGGCAGTTCGGGTTCGGTGACGCCGACGCGGTGGAGGTGTGGAACGGGCCGTACACCCCGGACGACGAAGTCTCCGTGCAGATGTGGGACAAGTCCCTCATGCACGGGGGGCGTTGGACTCCGGCCATGGGCAACAGCGACGCCCATCGCGACCCCGACCGGGTCGGGCATCCGCAGACCGTCGTCCTCGCCGACGACCTGTCCCGCGAGGCGCTGCTCGCCGGTATCCGGGCCGGGCGTTCGTACGTCGCCGAGTCCTCGGCGGTCTCCCTCGGGCTCACCGTCGCCGACTCCCGGGGGCGCACCGCCACCCTGGGCGGGCGGCTCACCGCCCCGGCCGCCTCCCCCGTCACCGTACGGCTGACGGTCACGGGCGCGGCCCCCGACTGCACCACCCATCTGGTCACCGACCAGGGGACCGTACGGACGGGGCCGTCCGGCGGCCTGGAGTGGGCGACCACGACCTCGTACGCCTCCTACGTGCGGGCGGAGGTCCGCCGCCCCCCGGCCGTCCCCGGGCTGCCCGGTGCGCTCGTCGCGCTCAGCAACCCGGTGTTCCTGCGGACGGCCGGATGA
- a CDS encoding bifunctional FO biosynthesis protein CofGH, which translates to MTSSAAQPTSQGPTDNAMRRALKRARDGVALDVTEAAVLLQARGENLKDLSASAARVRDAGLAAAGRPGVITYSKKVFIPLTRLCRDKCHYCTFVTVPGKLRRAGHGMYLSPDEVLDIARQGAEMGCKEALFTLGDRPEERWPEAREWLEAEGYDDTLAYVRAMAIRVLEETGLLPHLNPGVMTWTELQRLKPVAPSMGMMLETTATRLWSEPGGPHYGSPDKEPAVRLRALEDAGRSNVPFTTGILIGIGEDFEERADSLFALRKTARAYHGIQEVIVQNFRAKPDTAMGRMPDAELEELAATIAVARHILGPSARIQAPPNLVDEEYALIVGAGIDDWGGVSPLTPDHVNPERPWPHIDELAAKTAESGFDLRERLTVYPEFIQRGEPWLDPRIVPHVAALADPETGLARTDVKPVGTPWQEPDETFTASSTGRTDLHRTIDTTGRTGDRRNDFDAVYGDWEALREAAAPGMVPSPMSGDLTRIDGELKAALSQAAADPTKLTDAQALALLHADGPALDELCRIADTLRRDVVGDDVTYIVTRNINFTNVCYTGCRFCAFAQRRTDADAYTLSLDQVADRAAQAWDVGAVEVCMQGGIHPDLPGTAYFDIAKAVRERVPGMHVHAFSPMEVVNGATRTGLSFREWLTAAKEAGLGSIPGTAAEILDDEVRWILTKGKLPTAEWIDVIKTAHEVGLRSSSTMMYGHVDQPRHWLGHLRTLARIQQETGGFTEFVTLPFIHTNAPVYLAGIARPGPTVRDNRAVTAMARLLLHPYITNIQTSWVKLGAEGAAEMLRSGANDLGGTLMEETISRMAGSSYGSYRSIQDLIAIADAAGRPSKPRTTLYGEVPQERVDAAHASDGHLPELLPVLGD; encoded by the coding sequence ATGACCAGCTCCGCAGCGCAGCCCACCAGCCAAGGTCCCACGGACAACGCGATGCGGCGTGCCCTCAAACGCGCCCGTGACGGCGTTGCCCTCGACGTCACCGAGGCCGCCGTCCTCCTTCAGGCGCGCGGCGAGAACCTGAAGGACCTCTCCGCCTCCGCCGCCCGCGTGCGCGACGCCGGGCTGGCGGCCGCCGGTCGCCCCGGCGTCATCACGTACTCCAAAAAGGTCTTCATCCCCCTCACCCGCCTCTGCCGCGACAAGTGCCACTACTGCACCTTCGTCACCGTCCCCGGCAAGCTCCGCCGCGCCGGTCACGGCATGTACCTGTCCCCCGACGAGGTCCTCGACATCGCGCGCCAGGGCGCCGAGATGGGCTGCAAAGAGGCCCTGTTCACGCTCGGCGACCGCCCCGAGGAGCGCTGGCCGGAGGCCCGCGAGTGGCTGGAGGCGGAGGGCTACGACGACACCCTCGCCTACGTCCGCGCCATGGCGATCCGCGTACTGGAAGAGACGGGCCTCCTCCCGCACCTCAACCCGGGTGTCATGACCTGGACCGAACTCCAGCGCCTGAAGCCCGTCGCACCCTCCATGGGCATGATGCTGGAGACCACGGCGACCCGCCTGTGGAGCGAGCCCGGCGGGCCGCACTACGGCTCCCCGGACAAGGAGCCCGCCGTCCGCCTGCGCGCGCTCGAAGACGCGGGCCGCTCCAACGTCCCCTTCACCACCGGCATCCTGATCGGCATCGGCGAGGACTTCGAGGAGCGCGCGGACTCCCTCTTCGCGCTGCGCAAGACCGCCCGCGCCTACCACGGCATCCAGGAAGTGATCGTCCAGAACTTCCGCGCCAAGCCGGACACGGCCATGGGCAGGATGCCGGACGCCGAGCTCGAAGAACTCGCGGCCACCATCGCCGTCGCCCGCCACATCCTCGGCCCGTCCGCCCGCATCCAGGCCCCGCCGAACCTCGTCGACGAGGAGTACGCCCTGATCGTGGGCGCGGGCATCGACGACTGGGGCGGGGTCTCTCCGCTGACCCCCGACCACGTCAACCCCGAGCGCCCCTGGCCGCACATCGACGAACTCGCCGCGAAGACGGCCGAGTCGGGCTTCGACCTCCGCGAACGCCTCACCGTCTACCCGGAGTTCATCCAGCGCGGCGAGCCCTGGCTCGACCCCCGCATCGTCCCCCACGTCGCCGCCCTCGCCGACCCTGAGACAGGTCTCGCCCGTACGGACGTGAAGCCCGTCGGCACCCCCTGGCAGGAGCCCGACGAGACGTTCACCGCGTCCTCCACCGGCCGCACGGACCTCCACCGCACCATCGACACCACCGGCCGCACCGGCGACCGCCGCAACGACTTCGACGCGGTGTACGGCGACTGGGAGGCCCTGCGCGAGGCCGCCGCGCCCGGCATGGTGCCGTCCCCGATGTCGGGCGACCTGACCCGCATCGACGGCGAGCTGAAGGCCGCCCTCTCCCAAGCGGCAGCGGACCCGACGAAGTTGACGGACGCTCAGGCCCTCGCGCTCCTCCACGCCGACGGGCCCGCCCTCGACGAGCTGTGCCGCATCGCCGACACCCTGCGCCGCGACGTGGTCGGCGACGACGTCACGTACATCGTCACGCGCAACATCAACTTCACCAATGTCTGCTACACCGGCTGCCGCTTCTGCGCCTTCGCCCAGCGCCGCACCGACGCCGACGCCTACACCCTCTCGCTCGACCAGGTCGCCGACCGGGCCGCCCAGGCGTGGGACGTCGGCGCGGTCGAGGTCTGCATGCAGGGCGGCATCCACCCGGACCTGCCGGGCACGGCGTACTTCGACATCGCGAAGGCGGTACGGGAACGCGTGCCGGGCATGCACGTGCACGCCTTCTCTCCGATGGAGGTCGTCAACGGGGCGACCCGCACCGGGCTTTCCTTCCGCGAGTGGCTGACCGCCGCCAAGGAGGCGGGACTCGGCTCCATCCCCGGCACCGCCGCCGAGATCCTGGACGACGAGGTCCGGTGGATCCTCACCAAGGGCAAGCTGCCGACCGCCGAGTGGATCGACGTCATCAAGACGGCGCACGAGGTGGGACTCCGCTCCTCGTCCACGATGATGTACGGGCACGTGGACCAGCCCCGCCACTGGCTCGGCCACCTGCGCACGCTGGCCCGCATCCAGCAGGAGACGGGTGGCTTCACGGAGTTCGTGACGCTGCCCTTCATCCACACCAACGCGCCCGTCTACCTGGCCGGGATCGCCCGCCCCGGCCCGACGGTCCGCGACAACCGGGCCGTCACCGCCATGGCCCGCCTCCTGCTCCACCCGTACATCACCAACATCCAGACGAGTTGGGTGAAGCTGGGTGCGGAGGGCGCGGCGGAGATGCTGCGCTCGGGGGCGAACGACCTCGGCGGGACGCTGATGGAGGAGACGATCTCCCGCATGGCCGGTTCGAGTTACGGCTCGTACCGCTCCATCCAGGACCTGATCGCCATCGCGGACGCGGCGGGCCGCCCGTCGAAACCGCGTACGACGCTGTACGGAGAGGTGCCGCAGGAGCGCGTCGACGCCGCGCACGCCTCGGACGGTCATCTTCCGGAACTGCTTCCGGTGCTGGGGGACTGA
- a CDS encoding SSI family serine proteinase inhibitor: MSRRFVASVLPLLAVLGGTAPAQAEPPTGEDRLVVSVSRSGNPEHDGTWELTCHPAGGSHPWPQLACDHLDEVTVWGEDPFAPVPDDALCTEQYGGPAVGRIRGTWAGRAVDARFSRTNGCEIGRWDAMGAVLMPAEGVGAFHGMPVVYRDAGPHGPMPAIPLSLHAEPGLAP; the protein is encoded by the coding sequence ATGTCACGCCGATTCGTCGCTTCCGTGCTTCCTCTGCTCGCCGTGCTCGGGGGGACCGCGCCCGCGCAGGCCGAACCGCCCACCGGTGAGGACCGTCTCGTCGTGTCGGTCTCGCGGTCCGGGAACCCCGAGCACGACGGCACGTGGGAGCTGACCTGTCATCCGGCGGGCGGCAGTCACCCGTGGCCGCAGCTCGCCTGCGACCACCTGGACGAGGTGACCGTGTGGGGCGAGGATCCGTTCGCCCCGGTGCCGGACGACGCGCTCTGCACGGAGCAGTACGGGGGGCCGGCGGTGGGGCGGATCAGGGGGACGTGGGCGGGGCGGGCGGTGGATGCCCGGTTCTCGCGGACGAACGGGTGTGAGATCGGGCGGTGGGATGCGATGGGGGCGGTGCTGATGCCTGCGGAGGGGGTGGGGGCTTTCCACGGGATGCCGGTGGTGTACCGGGACGCGGGGCCGCACGGGCCGATGCCCGCCATCCCTCTGTCCCTCCACGCCGAACCGGGGCTGGCCCCCTGA
- a CDS encoding DUF397 domain-containing protein — MAILKGATAEWTKSSYSGGNGACVEVKSPAVQAIDVRDSKAPEGPSISFAPGTWTSFITEVGQGSLGHC; from the coding sequence ATGGCAATTCTCAAGGGCGCGACGGCCGAGTGGACGAAGTCCTCGTACTCCGGCGGCAACGGCGCGTGCGTGGAAGTGAAGTCCCCTGCGGTGCAGGCCATTGACGTACGGGACTCGAAGGCGCCCGAGGGACCCTCGATCTCCTTCGCCCCCGGCACGTGGACGTCGTTCATCACCGAGGTCGGCCAGGGATCCCTCGGACACTGCTGA
- a CDS encoding helix-turn-helix transcriptional regulator yields the protein MASPNINPTVRRRRLGQELRRLRETKGLTAEGVAEQLLVSQSKISRLENGRRSISPRDVRDLCGVYGVEDPRVVESLMQMAKDSRQQGWWHAFGDIPYSVYIGLETDAESLRVYEPQVIPGLLQTPQYVEAVICGALPESTPEERAKRVGVRLRRQDRIATAAVPLRLWAVIDESALRRVVGDRHLMLAQLEHLQELAKLPHVTIQVLPFDAGAHTGLSGHYAILEFPETTDSSVVYIEGVTSDLYLEKTADVQKYTVMYEHLRAKALSAELSMEFIDGIAKKYAE from the coding sequence GTGGCGTCCCCCAACATCAACCCGACAGTCAGGCGACGTCGACTGGGCCAGGAGCTGCGTCGGCTCCGCGAGACGAAGGGCCTGACGGCGGAGGGCGTCGCCGAGCAACTGCTGGTCTCCCAGTCGAAGATCAGCCGCCTGGAGAACGGCCGCCGCAGCATCAGCCCGCGCGACGTCAGGGACTTGTGCGGCGTGTACGGGGTGGAGGATCCGAGGGTCGTCGAATCGCTGATGCAGATGGCCAAGGACTCCCGCCAGCAGGGCTGGTGGCACGCCTTCGGCGACATCCCGTACAGCGTGTACATCGGTCTGGAGACGGACGCCGAGAGCCTGCGCGTGTACGAGCCCCAGGTGATCCCCGGCCTGCTCCAGACGCCGCAGTACGTGGAGGCGGTGATCTGCGGCGCGCTGCCCGAGAGCACGCCCGAGGAGCGGGCGAAGCGGGTCGGCGTCAGGCTGCGGAGGCAGGACCGCATCGCGACGGCCGCGGTGCCGCTGCGGCTCTGGGCGGTGATCGACGAGTCGGCGCTGCGCCGGGTGGTCGGCGACCGGCATCTGATGCTGGCGCAGCTGGAGCACCTCCAGGAGCTGGCGAAGCTGCCCCACGTGACCATCCAGGTGCTGCCGTTCGACGCGGGCGCGCACACGGGGCTGAGCGGGCACTACGCGATCCTGGAGTTCCCGGAGACGACCGACTCCAGCGTGGTCTACATCGAGGGCGTCACCAGCGACCTGTACCTGGAGAAGACGGCCGACGTGCAGAAGTACACGGTGATGTACGAGCACTTGAGGGCGAAGGCGCTGAGCGCGGAGTTGTCGATGGAGTTCATCGACGGCATCGCGAAGAAGTACGCGGAGTAG
- a CDS encoding GPP34 family phosphoprotein — translation MGRSRRTIPEELLLLALDPATGTTAQPQSLDLGLAGAQLVELALAGRIAPDGDRIAVVMPRPTGDPTLDSALELLRRRGSPVRAVHWIGGPRLGLRQIYLAHLERCGMVHAVSGQMCGVLPTTRYQATDTAISRDIRARLDSAIRTGVPPDPRTAALAALAHAVGLGKHLYPGNEGRSSRSRLRDLIRHDPMGGLVAHAVMDVQNGVAAQPRRAAPGTSSGQGSPGGGGAGVRQSASVPVQPHRGSMARAAAH, via the coding sequence ATGGGCAGGAGCCGCAGAACAATCCCGGAGGAGCTTCTGCTGCTCGCTCTGGACCCGGCAACGGGTACCACAGCGCAGCCGCAGTCGCTCGACCTCGGCCTGGCCGGGGCACAGCTAGTGGAGCTGGCTCTGGCAGGACGGATAGCCCCTGACGGGGATCGTATCGCCGTGGTGATGCCACGGCCGACCGGAGATCCGACACTGGACTCCGCACTGGAACTGCTGCGCCGACGCGGCAGCCCGGTTCGGGCCGTCCACTGGATCGGTGGACCCCGACTGGGGCTCCGCCAGATCTATCTCGCGCACCTGGAGCGGTGCGGCATGGTTCATGCCGTCTCGGGCCAGATGTGCGGGGTGCTGCCGACGACTCGCTACCAAGCGACGGACACGGCAATCAGCCGGGACATCCGTGCCCGGCTGGACAGTGCGATCCGTACCGGCGTACCGCCGGACCCGCGGACCGCGGCGCTCGCCGCGCTGGCCCACGCAGTCGGGCTCGGCAAGCACCTGTATCCCGGCAACGAGGGCCGGTCGTCCAGGTCCCGTCTGCGGGACCTGATTCGGCACGACCCCATGGGCGGACTCGTGGCACACGCCGTGATGGACGTCCAGAACGGTGTGGCGGCTCAGCCGCGCCGTGCAGCACCCGGTACGTCCTCCGGCCAGGGTTCCCCTGGCGGTGGCGGTGCCGGCGTACGCCAGTCGGCGTCCGTGCCCGTGCAGCCGCACCGCGGCAGCATGGCCAGGGCCGCAGCTCACTGA
- a CDS encoding flotillin family protein, whose amino-acid sequence MSPVVIAVVGVVVLLVLIGLVVVSRYKVAGPSEAFIITGRRGKKSTDPVTGRISTDNSGQKVVVGGGVFVVPFVQQKSTLDLSSRQIPISVRGAVTLRGVKANLEGVAIVKVGGNEDAIRAAAQRFLQQQGQVNSFTQEVLSGALRAIVGRMSVEDIIRDRAAFAGQVAEEAEASLSGQGLVLDAFQIHDITTEGSYLEDLGRPEAARARQEADIAEAIAKRASEQARLKAAEEIAIAERTYYLKQAEIRVETEAAAAKANAAGPLAEAARQQEVLSEQEKVAQRQAALTDRELDTKVRKPADAARYQAEQEAEARRISQVKEAEADAERSRLTGEGEKLRRAALAAAVRIEGESEAAAIAAKGSAEAEAMRKKADAFAQYGDAAVIQMLVEALPQVVAKASEPLSAIGKMTVISTDGASQLSRTVTDNVAQGMELLSSTTGVDLAALLKGIAQKGPKAPGSDSGSGFGSGDVAPPEGAGAENGRIPITD is encoded by the coding sequence ATGAGTCCAGTCGTCATCGCCGTCGTCGGAGTCGTCGTACTCCTCGTCCTGATCGGCCTCGTCGTCGTCTCGCGCTACAAGGTCGCGGGTCCCAGCGAAGCGTTCATCATCACCGGGCGCCGAGGCAAGAAGTCCACCGATCCGGTCACCGGCCGGATCAGCACCGACAACAGCGGCCAGAAGGTCGTCGTCGGCGGCGGGGTCTTCGTCGTCCCGTTCGTGCAGCAGAAGTCCACGCTCGACCTGTCCAGCCGTCAGATCCCGATCTCGGTGCGCGGCGCGGTCACCCTGCGCGGTGTGAAGGCCAACCTCGAAGGCGTCGCCATCGTCAAGGTCGGCGGCAACGAGGACGCGATCCGGGCCGCCGCCCAGCGCTTCCTCCAGCAGCAGGGCCAGGTCAACAGCTTCACCCAGGAAGTGCTGTCCGGTGCACTGCGCGCCATCGTCGGCCGGATGTCGGTCGAGGACATCATCCGGGACCGGGCCGCGTTCGCCGGGCAGGTCGCCGAGGAGGCCGAGGCCAGCCTCTCCGGGCAGGGACTGGTCCTGGACGCCTTCCAGATCCACGACATCACCACCGAGGGCTCCTACCTGGAGGACCTGGGCCGCCCCGAGGCCGCCCGCGCCCGCCAGGAGGCCGACATCGCGGAGGCCATCGCCAAGCGGGCCTCCGAGCAGGCCCGGCTGAAGGCCGCCGAGGAAATCGCCATCGCCGAGCGGACCTACTACCTCAAGCAGGCCGAGATCCGCGTCGAGACCGAAGCGGCCGCCGCGAAGGCGAACGCGGCGGGTCCGCTCGCCGAGGCCGCCCGTCAGCAGGAGGTCCTCTCCGAGCAGGAGAAGGTCGCCCAGCGGCAGGCCGCCCTGACCGACCGCGAACTCGACACCAAGGTCCGCAAGCCCGCCGACGCCGCCCGCTACCAGGCCGAGCAGGAGGCCGAGGCGCGCAGGATCAGCCAGGTCAAGGAGGCCGAGGCGGACGCCGAGCGCTCCCGTCTGACCGGTGAGGGCGAGAAGCTGCGCCGTGCCGCGCTCGCCGCAGCCGTACGCATCGAGGGTGAGTCCGAGGCCGCGGCGATCGCCGCGAAGGGTTCGGCGGAGGCCGAGGCCATGCGGAAGAAGGCCGACGCGTTCGCCCAGTACGGGGACGCGGCCGTCATCCAGATGCTGGTGGAGGCGCTGCCGCAGGTCGTCGCGAAGGCGTCCGAGCCGCTCAGCGCCATCGGCAAGATGACGGTGATCTCCACGGACGGCGCCTCGCAGCTGTCGCGCACGGTCACCGACAACGTGGCGCAGGGCATGGAACTGCTCAGCTCCACCACCGGGGTGGACCTGGCGGCACTGCTGAAGGGGATCGCGCAGAAGGGCCCGAAGGCTCCCGGTTCTGATTCCGGCTCCGGTTTCGGTTCCGGGGACGTGGCCCCGCCGGAGGGCGCGGGTGCGGAGAACGGTCGGATTCCGATCACAGACTGA
- a CDS encoding LLM class F420-dependent oxidoreductase has translation MRVSATIFLTDETITPVRLARELEERGFAGLYLPEHTHIPVGRETAYPAGGDLPREYGRTLDPFVALGQAAAVTERLGLGTGVTLVAQHDPIGLAKQVATLDHLSGGRFTLGLGFGWNKEEAADHGVEWRTRRALGRDRVGLMRALWAPEPTAYEGEFGSVRASEAHPKPGGGAPRILLGGAAGPRLFADVAAYADGWMPIGGRGLGEAIPVLRRVWEEAGRDPKGLQVVPYAVLPSGGKLGRYGELGVEEVVVQLPPAGEGEVLGVLDEYAQYV, from the coding sequence ATGCGGGTTTCGGCCACGATCTTCCTGACCGACGAGACGATCACGCCGGTGCGTCTGGCGCGGGAGCTGGAGGAGCGGGGGTTCGCCGGGCTCTACCTCCCGGAGCACACGCACATTCCAGTGGGCCGGGAGACGGCGTACCCGGCGGGCGGGGACCTGCCGCGCGAATACGGGCGCACGCTCGACCCGTTCGTCGCGCTGGGGCAGGCGGCGGCGGTGACGGAGCGGCTGGGGCTCGGTACGGGAGTCACTCTCGTCGCCCAGCACGACCCGATCGGCCTCGCGAAGCAGGTGGCGACGCTGGACCACCTCTCGGGGGGCCGTTTCACGCTGGGCCTGGGCTTCGGGTGGAACAAGGAGGAGGCGGCGGACCACGGGGTGGAGTGGCGGACGCGGAGGGCGCTGGGGCGGGACAGGGTCGGGCTGATGCGGGCGCTGTGGGCACCGGAACCGACGGCGTACGAGGGGGAGTTCGGCTCGGTCCGGGCGAGTGAGGCGCACCCGAAGCCGGGGGGCGGGGCGCCGCGCATCCTGCTGGGCGGGGCGGCGGGACCGAGGCTCTTCGCGGACGTCGCGGCGTACGCGGACGGGTGGATGCCGATCGGGGGCCGGGGGCTGGGCGAGGCGATCCCGGTGCTGCGGAGGGTGTGGGAGGAGGCGGGACGGGACCCGAAGGGGCTTCAGGTGGTGCCGTACGCGGTGCTGCCGAGTGGGGGGAAGCTGGGGCGGTACGGGGAGTTGGGGGTGGAGGAGGTGGTGGTGCAGTTGCCTCCGGCGGGGGAGGGGGAGGTGCTGGGGGTACTGGACGAGTACGCCCAGTACGTGTGA
- a CDS encoding SDR family oxidoreductase, with translation MLIEGKTVVVSGVGAGLGRRVAEAVVRDGGKAVLGARTGASLAACAAEIDPDGKRTAWLPTDITDERACERLAALAVERFGGIDAVVNVAAYDTYFGGLESADFAVWEQVIDVNLLGTLRMTRACLPALKEGGGGSVVIIGTQSAVAAPSEVEQAAYAASKGALTSAMYSLARELGRYRVRVNTVLPGWMWGPPVQGYVAYAAQAEGVPEAEVRGRLDARMALPEMATDGDVADAVLFFVSERARGVTGQQLLVNAGELMR, from the coding sequence ATGCTCATCGAAGGAAAGACGGTCGTGGTGTCCGGTGTCGGCGCGGGTCTCGGCCGCCGGGTGGCGGAAGCGGTGGTCCGGGACGGCGGGAAGGCGGTGCTGGGCGCGCGCACCGGGGCCAGCCTCGCCGCCTGCGCCGCCGAGATCGACCCGGACGGCAAACGGACGGCGTGGCTGCCGACCGACATCACGGACGAGCGGGCCTGCGAGCGGCTGGCGGCGCTCGCGGTGGAGCGGTTCGGAGGGATCGACGCGGTCGTGAACGTGGCCGCGTACGACACCTACTTCGGCGGTCTTGAGTCGGCTGACTTCGCGGTCTGGGAGCAGGTCATCGACGTGAACCTGCTGGGGACGCTGCGGATGACGCGGGCGTGCCTGCCCGCGCTCAAGGAGGGGGGCGGGGGCTCGGTGGTGATCATCGGGACGCAGTCGGCGGTGGCGGCTCCCTCGGAGGTGGAGCAGGCGGCGTACGCGGCTTCCAAGGGGGCGCTGACGTCGGCGATGTACTCGCTGGCGCGGGAGTTGGGGCGGTATCGGGTACGGGTGAACACGGTGCTGCCGGGGTGGATGTGGGGGCCGCCGGTGCAGGGGTACGTGGCGTACGCGGCGCAGGCGGAGGGGGTGCCGGAGGCGGAGGTGCGGGGTCGGCTCGATGCTCGGATGGCGTTGCCGGAGATGGCGACGGACGGGGACGTGGCGGACGCGGTGCTCTTCTTCGTGTCGGAGAGGGCGCGGGGGGTCACGGGGCAGCAGTTGTTGGTGAACGCGGGGGAACTGATGCGGTAG